The Gadus macrocephalus chromosome 12, ASM3116895v1 genome segment gtgtgtgtgtgtgtgtgtgtgtgtgtgtgtgtgtgtgtgtgtgttgtggcatcccgccacttaaacctcggcccgggcgggtccGAAGTGGGGTGATTGACGGTGTATACCACCGCCACCCACTGAGTGGCGACGAAGAGCATCActctctccccaatcagcgagattgggggacacctggccgaaagccgaggagccattttaagagCACGAGGACTGACAATGGGGGCAGACCAGGAACGGgagcgaggaaggaggaagcgctCTGGTCCGCGAgcggctagaggcccacggaggccctagagaccgcgagtaCATGTATTGTCTCAGATATATGCAATAAATGCCGAATGAGGCTTTAACCCTCACTGAAACTTGTGTTTCTTaactggaacccggctcattggggtagcgggttgccacagtgtgtgtgtgagtgtgagtgtgagtgtgagtgtgagtgagtttcTTTCGGTTGGGAGTGGATGAATAAAATCCAACAGAATAAGATTGAGGACATGGGATTTGGAGCCTGAACATGTCCAAAGATTTCCGGGGTAAAATTCAGAGTcttcaaaaaagaaagaaaataatctAAATCCTTCTGAGATTCAACTATATTcacaattataattatattactgTTTTTCTGTTTACATTATTACCCAAATGGAGTTCACATCCCGTGCCTGGCAAATAGTCACGCTCTGAGGGGGAGCAGCTGCCAGAGAAAAACCTAAAGGAAACAAAATGCAATGGCTCCTTTTTGTACACCCTACTGAGTGGAGGGTAGGTGTTTGGAACCTCACATCAATTGCCTGAACTCCATCTTCAACTaactttctttattattttttcaaagaaGAGGGGATACACAACTTTAGATCTTGGTCATGTGAGATTTAAAGTTACAGAACATTTTACAGCTGCCTGTTGAAATTGACTCCTTACTAGATAAGCTGTATTATTTAACCGTCCAAAAAATCCTAAAGGTGTATCTATTTGTCTGTATCTATTCCCTCCTTGCCCATCCATGCAAAGAATGTCTTTTGGTTTTGTAAGATACTTTGGATAAAATCCTCTGCAAAATGGCAGACATTTCATCATTATTGTCTATCTGATAGCCTTAATTAGGTCAATTTTTCTCTATTGTAATCTTAATGTGGCAATGGAGTTTTCCCTTGTTGGCAACTGTACTGATTGAGATATTGGTACCTCACATATTCACTGCTTCTAAAACAGTTGGCAGAATTATGTGACAGAACGTGATGGCaacgatgatgatgaggatgatgatgatgatgagattcTGAGAACAAGAACATTATATTTTTCTGATAGATCATTGTATGTTCACAGTGTCAGTTCATACATGGACTGAcactgtgtcactgtgtcatattattttcaatatTACAGCTTTATGACATTTTATCAGCTCCACAGTTTTAAAGGAGCAGTATGCAATATGTCTTCAGTCAGAATGTATGACTGTGAATTAGGCGGTCAAAATGTCTCAATCAACCACCCAAGTAGCTACCAATCAGAAAAGCTCTCCATATTCCATGTTCTTAGTGGCCAATCTCTGGCTAACGTTGCTGATCTGTTCATACATGATTTTATGGGAGTTTTCTTTTCTTGCCTTAGGTCTTTTGATATCCTCGTCGACTAGTGGAATTTCCTCAGTCAAATTACATATTTGACAAATCGCATATCAGGTCCATCCACTGCACATCAAACAAATCTTTGGAGCGCTGCATTCCATGAAATTCATGTCCAGTgtccaatgcatttgaagttgCATAGTGATGGTGTTTTAAGACTGCCATTGAGATATGACTTTGGGAGCTCCCTGGTGTGCAAGGTGCAGTACATCAACCAGGTACAATGCATGGGCCACGCCGTCGCCTTTGAACTTCTCCTCTCGACAGAGCCACTGCCATGGctttgcttccccccccccccccccccaattgttCTTGTGGCGCCCGGGAGGGTGCATTCAATCCTCATCTTTTAATTCGGCTCAGCTGCTCGCACATGACGGACAGGTGTTGGGTGAGCTTGACCATGGCGATGATGATGCTGCCCACGATGAAGGTGCAGGTGGGCCAGAAGAGGGAGTGGAACACCGCCACCTGGCCGTAGATCTGGGTCAGGATGGCGTTCTCCGCCCGGTCGTCTGGGTCGACGAAGCAGAGCACGGTGCGCTGGGAGCGGAGGCGCTCGGATATGTTCAGGACCGTGGCGTGCGTCGCGGCGTAGTCCTTCTGGCACTTTGGCACATAGAAGCACTGGAGATGAGAAATTGAGGAACagggtaaatggtaaatggactgcatgtGTATATAgcgttttttttatcaaaagcgcTTCACAACCTtggctaacattcacccattcgtgcacacattcacacaccgacggcggcgtcagccatgctaggcgacagccagctcgtcgggagcaggtgccttgctcaaggacacctcgacactcagctaggaggagccggggatcgaactaacaaCATTTTGATAACCAGCCAACTTGCTGCACCTCCTACCCACTTCCTTGTGTGACTTCTGAGGTATTTTGTAGCGTATCAGGTTGGACAGGTTTGACATAGCCACCTAATCGTTTTCTGGATCTTCACTGCTATACgctattttaattaaatattgGCCTTAGATTTTtcaattacattattattatcatagttGCTGTTGTGTGTCGTAATAGTTCAACCAACCAGTTATAATCAGGAATTGAATAGAAAGGGGTTTATTGTTCCTTCCCATCCAAACCCACTCTTGATTTGACTATAGTACACTATAGTCAAAGTATCTCTAATTCATTGAAATGTTCAGTAGGTCCTAATCAACCTGTATCTTTCTTTTGGGATAAtatttcatttacattttgtcAAAAAATGATATTGTTATCTCAAGTACACCTGTCAACAGGAGTGAATAAACCTGAACCTAAAGCAACAAAGTTCTAAGTGGCCAGCCACTTAAAACATCGGAGGAATGCCTTTCGATGGCATTGACCAAAGATATATGTCCAGGTTATTTTAAGCCACGAGTCAGTCGACACGTTTAGCATTGCTACTCTAAATCTGGCATATAAGTACAACAAGTACATTTTGGGAAGTATACATTCTCTGCAACTGCATTGCAACGACTGGGTGTTACACCAGTCTTTGTTATCTTGGGCCGCTCCCGGGCCACCTCCTGCTCCTAGAAGAGCCTTTCCGTGCCGCTGACCCCGTCCTTACGCACCTCAGGGTTCCTGTCCTGGCTCTCCTCGTTGTGGGACAGGCGCACCACCTTCCCCGAGGAGTTGAGGCTGACGTAGACCTGGAGGCAGGGGTAACGGGAGCTCTTCCAGCACTCGGCGCCGCAGCTGAACGAGCAGTTTACGTCCCACACGATGGTGGCGTTCACGATGACGCATCTCGATTTCTCTGTCCACACGCTgacgagaaggagaagaagaggaagggtaagaggaagaggaaggagaagaagaagaagaagaaggaggaggaggaggaggaggaggaggaggaggaggaggatgggtcattctgggtgtgtgtggccCATCGTCGGGTCAGTGTGGGGAGCCCCTTCTCCACCCATCACATTATATTTTGTAACTATACATTTTGTAACACTAAACAATTAATTAGTCTAAATGTTGGGATGGATTTTATTGTGTCTCCGACGGGTACTACCTGTCAGAGTAGGAGCGCAGTACGGGGTACTACCTGTCAGAGTAGGAGCGCAGTACGGGGTACTACCTGTCAGAGTAGGAGCGCAGTACGGGGTACTACCTGTCAGAGTAGGAGCGCAGTACGGGGTACTACCTGTCAGAGTAGGAGCGCAGTACGGGGTACTACCTGTCAGAGTAGGAGCGCAGTACGGGGTACTACCTGTCAGAGTAGGAGCGCAGTACGGGGTACTACCTGTCAGAGTAGGAGCGCAGTACGGGGTACTACCTGTCAGAGTAGGAGCGCAGTACGGGGTACTACCTGTCAGAGTAGGAGCGCAGTACGGTGACGGCCAGGACAAAGTACATCATGAAGGAGACCAGCACCATGCCCAGGCCCAACAGGACGGCGCGGTCCTCCCCAGCCCTCAGAGCCGTGACCGTTTTCCTCTTGTCCAGCACGTCGTAATCGCGGCTCTTACGGTAGTTAGGTCTGAGGGGAACACATCATTGTGTTACGAAAATCACGTGGTGCCATGGTAACCATTTCCCAGGGCTGGTCCCACTGACCTGGCAGATCAGCTGGTCAGCCTTTGATCAAAGCTCATGATGAACGATGCATATCACGGCTATTGTGTTGACTTGGGAAAAATGACTTGGGTGACTTGAGCTGGTATGTTTGAGTGAATAATGGTTTGATGGAAACGGCATTCCAACAACGGCATACAACAATGGTGCTGTCAAATGAATGCAATGTCAACTGATATGTGTCCCTGCGGTCTGGTCATTACGCCTGATCTGCAATCCTATTATAGTGTGTCTTTCAGGTGAGAGATGAGActctatcgtgtgtgtgtcattagacCAGCGTGTTCAACCTGAGGTCCAGTTGGTACGAGAGTGTATTTGCAGCAGGGGCATGGCATTTTATTCTTGACATAGACACATTTTCAACAGTAGAAAAAATATTATAGATGATTCCGAAAATTGAAAGGTGGTTTTGTATAGAATAACAATATAATCAAATATACATCTGTTTCTACTTCTCGTTTAGTGTGTCTATGCACTGTTCAGTATGAAAGCATTCCTCTCTATATGTATTGTATAGGATGTCTGTATGACACATACTGTCGATGGAAGTACATAGGGTTCTTGTGACAGAGTACATAGGGTCTTTGTTGTGGTACTTTCAAATGGTATGCATCAGAAGCCTGGGCTTTTTTCAAACATTGTGTGGCTCTGTTTATTCCATCATATGTTTTCCATTATATGTTTTCCATTGTAATCCATGGATGTTTTGTGTTCATTCGCGTTCTTTCCACTGTTTCCCAGTGGCCATGGCCACTGTTTCCCAGTGGCCATGGCCTTCTTGCAGCAATAACTGAGTATGAAGGGGCGCTGGCATCCTTTGGTCGGGTCTGCATGTGAATTTATCTTCAGATAGAATTTAtctatcttttttatttttatttttttgagctGGTCCCATGGACTGGTTCAAGACAATTAAGTGGTACACCTAAAGTCAAAAGTCGGGAACCACTGCATTAGTCGACAAGAAAAGTTATCATTGCACATGAGGTGACAAAAGGGAAATAAACATATTCAGTGTTGGTGAAAGTAGCAGATGTAATATAACACTTTTCAATTGCAGTTCTATAATAcataatatagtataatataatatctataataataaaacataattcTGGAAAAGATTTATTACAAAGAAGTTGTAATCACCAGACAATTCACATTACCTCCTCTCACTTCCTCCTTGAGGGCCCTTACTTCCTGCCCAGAGGAACATACTCTCTCTGGTATGTGGGAGTTGCACTCCTCCGTTACTGTTCACACTCGCCGGTTCAGACCACCTGCCAAGTACAGAAAATCAGTTATAATAAACCCCACAGACTCCTAGGGTTAGAGCCCTGTTTGAAAGACTTTGTAAAATCCTGTCCCTTTACTCATAGTCTTGGTGAGTAAAGGGTGCTGTGCAGAGAAATGCCCCCAGAAAAATTATCTTGGGGATCAATAAATGATCAAACACCAACATCAGGCCAGCTATCCATATACCCGTTGGTTATTGTTTTTCGGTGATGGCCAGCATGTATATAGCATGTAAATGATCAAAAAGGGCCCAATGAATCAATGCTAGCTTTAGCCCTGTCTGTACTACTCAATGACTGGCCCTTGCCAATAGAGGACCTTCCTGAGTTTCTCTTGCTATTTTGCGGCTGTATTCCACTCGCCATCGATTTTTCCACATGTGTGTTTTAAAGGCGGGCCAACTTCCGCAGTGCACCATTAGATTAATGTTCCTGATGATCAATTTTGCCCTCGGGTCGCTGGTCCACACGAGGCGACTTGGAACATGTGTAAGTTCACAACCAATGAATCCTCTAAAGGTCGTCTGCGCCTTCTCAGAAAACCCGCCAAATCACTCAGACACATCCACTCAGCTAGACTGGAGCAAGGTCCGTGTAGCTATGATTAAGTTATTTGCATTAATATTTAAATACAAAGtatttgtgtatattttgtATGTTCTTTTCATCTGGGATGATTAATATTCTATTCGATCTTACACTAGCGGGAATTCTGTTGGCCGTGTTATAGAGAAGTAGTCATGTTTCATCTTCACAAGTCAACGCCTAAGTAGAAAAACTGAATAAACTTTCTACAAATCGACCACTCTTTAATGAACGGCGCAGTCATTCCTACTGaaacgcacgtgtgtgtgtgtgtgtgtgtctgtgtctgtgtctgtgtctgtgtctgtgtctgtgtctgtgtgtgtgtgtgtgtgtgtgtgtgtgtgtgtccgtgtgtgcatgtgtccctgAGTGCTGGGGGGAAGCTTGGCAGTGACGGAGAACATTTTGGAGGGGCTATCAATTCGTATTGCCTGATCCAGAAGGAGGTCGAAACActgcaggggttgacactatATTTGTATTGCTGTCTGCTCTCTGTTGTTGTGATGTGACCAACGTCAATCTCCCGGAGGGTGTACGCATATGTGGAAATAGCGTTGGTTGTTTTTTGGAACGTTTTTTATTCAGGCACACTGAGGGCTTTCTTGAATACAACGTTAACCAGGAGTCTTACTTTATAAAGGCCTTATTATCCAACCAATGCAGGGGGgtgaataaaaacagtgcagaTAGCACGGTAGCACTAGGGCCCATGGGGTTGGGGGGCCCGAAGAGAGAGCAGGCCCACCAACAATGGGTTTGCCGGAGAATTGGCCCTTGCGAGTGATTTACGTTGCCCACTCAGAAATACACCTGTGTTTAACATAGAACTCATGTTCAACAAAATTTTCCATTTGCTCCCTCGAAAAGGAAAACCCATCTCCATCATGGTTGACATTGTTTTCATCTGACTAACTTTCCATGGGTGCTTTCACCTCCTGATTACACCAACGCAACACATTTTCATCAAAGAAAAGTTCACGTTTAACATACCTGGTTTAATATCTTTATTCAGGCTGCAGCAGAAGAGTACATATATATAAGGCAATAACATGTTGTCACTAACAAAAACACTGACGTTTTCAATGCAGAGAccgaataaaaaaaacaaaaaaacaagaccGTACAAAGTCATTGTTGCTCGTTTATAATTGTCCTAAATAACGATGCATTGTGAGTATCccagaggtctctgctatcagTCCAATAGACGATCAACCCGTTCGACAGAGAGGCATTTGTTTACAATGTTTGGTTTAGCTAACAACGTGCAGGCAGATAAGTATCAACTTCGACCCTCCTGACCTATGCACATGGTGTGAGAATGGTGACGGCAGGTGTTGTCAATGAGTAATCACCTTTCAACATCTCTTTTAAAGAGTTGAGAGGTTTACGCTATCCAGTCACCATCTGTGACGACTGGAGAGTGGCTGAATTAAAGATTTATGTCATTGTATATTCAGATAGTCTTGGTGAGTAAAGGGTGCTGTGCAGAGAAATGCCCCCAGAAAAATGTGTTTCCTTCCAGTCAGAATTCAAGACGTAAAAAGAAACAAGTGAGGTGATATATTTGAAGTGAGGTTTGACACAGTGTGTGAAAGAATGGAAAAAACATCATGGTTTTTGATGGCACTGTTTGCATAACTTCACCAGACTGGTTTCACAAGACTTCACACCCATTCCAGAAATACTTAGTAGGTGATTGGATGAACCATCGGAGTATCCTTGTCAATCACGTTTCACATAGAATAGGTAGTTCCGCATAGGGCGCTGCTTGGTCTGAACTACGGTGGTTCGGCCAGAAGCGCATGACATGCCTGGCAAGATGGAATCTCAAGTTGACACACAAGTCAACTTGAAAAGGCCACCCAAACGCAATTATGCAGTGGCAAAGGGTTACACAAATGTGGCGCGATTTACTTTTGCGCCACTTTTGCCACTTTTGCCAGTACAAACCACTTCCCTTTGTAATATACATTAgattaaaaaaacgaaaacatgATTCTTAATGAGTTACTAGTATCACTTCTGTGTGCGAAAGAAATCCTAGCCGATCATGCGCGATCAAACAACCATTTTGGTATGGAAAGCCCTTACCAAACATCTCGGGAAAAATCTCTGCGTAGAGATTTCCAACTTTCTGGCTGATCATGAATTTGCCCAGACACCCAGGCAGGGTTGGGTGATGTGGTTCTGCTGATGTTTGTTACGCTCCTTCACATCAACACTGCCTTTTCCCCGACCCCAAGTTGAGCATGCTGCTGCTAAGGATTGCTGAGCTGATATAAAACATTGGTATTTAAACGCTTTCATCACTTGTAATCTGAACGGCCAGATATCCAGACATCCGGCTTACAGCAGCAGCATTTCCTCACGGATGCCCTTATCTCATAGAGTTGAATGTTGTGGTGTTTTTTGGCACTGGCTTATCAGACACATCACGTTCActtttgtttatgtgtttatagCATGACCCCTGATAATGGGCggtcatgtttttttccattgaGCAGAGCTCTCTCTTGGATGCTTATACTGTAGATCCCCGGACACAGAAACACGAGACACATCTACAAATATACAAAGAACAACAAAACATCTCGTATGGTTGGATGGTTTTTTGGTGTACGATTGTGTGTTTCTCCTATTTACCCAAATACTGGTCAAGTATGTCTGATTCTAAAATAAAAAGATCTACATCTGTGTAAATCATCAAAAATGCATCATAAATGTAATGCTTTCATAAGCAGTAGGTACACTATTATCATTCCCTGCAATAGTGAATGCATCCTGATGAATACGAATCAGTTTtttaaggaaaaaaaaacagatatAAATCTAGATGTGTGGGTTTATATGTGCCTTACAAGAGGATGGCCTTCGCTGAGTCCTAGCTTTCAGCTACTGAGAATGGTGTTTGAAAACGGGTGCTCACCTAATCTCCGTTGGCGTGGGACAGGTGTTGCTGGTCTGACTCGGGGAACAATTGTCAGCTTGCATGGCACCTTGCACATGATATCCCTCAGTTTCCCATCTAGTTATAAGTTCAGCGGCGCTCCTCATCCACCACGACAGCCTGGCCGAAGTGGCTTTCAATTGCTGTGTTCAACTAAGAAAGCCCTTCCAAATCAAACGATGGACTGACAGTTTTAAAAATTCAGTTTTAAAGATATCAAacacagggaaaaaaaaaacattaataaagcTAATTAACAATTGAAAAATGTATTACTAAAACAATTGAGTTGGATTGTATTGGGAAATCATGAAaatattgaaaaagaaaaaaaatcctgaCTTCCCTTACGCCAAGCTAGCTCTGTAAGCGTAGCCTCTTTAAGAAGCTGCTTCAACCGCCAGTTTAAGTCTCCATCCGCTGTCCCTTCAGGCCTGCTTGCATACATATAAGGTAGGCCTGTGGGAGTGGCAATTCCCGCCATTAAAATAGACGACAGAGGGACAAGGGGGGAGCGATTGTAATTAATTGGAACTGCACCAGCAGCACAAGTGTGCTGGCAAACTCCACATAATCACTTAAAGTGTCATGCCAacaatggctttgtttgtgaGGGAGCCCGCGACCACCATGCTGCAACCCTCCCAGAGTGTCCCTGTCCATTTATGTCTGTCTCCGCTGCCCTTGTGGGACACAATcccagtcacacacactaacacacagcatTGAGTTTGTGTTTGGTATCAAAAGGAAATGAGTTTACCTTGGAAATGTAATGTTTTTGAGCAGCGTTAATTTGTGCATTCGTATCCCAACATCAACCCCCACGGTCAGCAAGGTATAATGTGTGGATCGGGTTCTACTGGTCAGCAGGTGTCCGCCATTGCTTAACAAGTGATCAAGCGAACATAACATATGCCGTCATACGATCCACTTTGGCTCCTTCTGTAGGATGGCAGCCTATGATGAATGTGCTTCCAGTGAGATCATGTTGATATTTCTGGCTTGAAAAATTAATTGATTAATGAGTCCACCTGACAATGCAAGTTGCAGAAGATATAAATAGCAATGCTCACATGAGTCTATATATTTCAATCTGTAGAATTTGCAACTatgtttataaatatatacaggGGCGGCCTTCCCTACAGGCGGGTTAGGCGGCCGCCTAGAGCGCCATCTAGAGGGGGAGCGCAAAATAATGcgcccgaaaaaaaaaaaaaaaacacaattatatattttttttccctcctGGCGCATATTTTTGCGCCCCTTCTATATCTCCAACCAATATtttgacattaaaaaaaataaatctaacatTAGGGTAAAATGAGCCAAAAATCGAAAACGGAAGGGGAACCTACCTCCTTGGTTTCGTCAGAACATGCTAGTACTATAAGGCGTTTGGTTAGAGTGTTTTCAAGAATCGAGAATCAAGAACGAAATCAAGAAAATGAAGAGGCAAAAACCATCCGGGGCGCAAtttaagaagaagagaaaggaagaagaagagaaacgtgCAAAGGAGAAAGGTAAATCTTTAAATCCTGTTCTTTGCCTATAATGAATTCCAAATAGGAAAGGTTGATGAATGCGTGAATTGCTTCGGGCACTTTAGTTGAGTTAAGAAGAAAATATGTACCTCAATCAAAGTTGTCCTACTCCCTGTCATATAGTTATTTCAAGATTTTACAGAGGCGGGTATATCAAAAATGATATGTCCATTTattctactttatataaaaaaagacatgatTAAAATAGGGGCACACTGTATAACGACCATAGCCAGTGCAACAGCACTTCAAATATATTACTCGTTGCATAGTACACCCTTTAAGGAAGACAAACACGGCTGGTAAGTGTGAGAGCGCCGAAATTGCTTAGATGCCATGCCGAGAGCGGTATTGCAGACATATAGAGATGTAGAACATTATAGCTCGCAACATATTGAgagctgtgaacttagttcaaacttttga includes the following:
- the si:ch211-247n2.1 gene encoding calcium-activated potassium channel subunit beta-2 isoform X1, with amino-acid sequence MRSAAELITRWETEGYHVQGAMQADNCSPSQTSNTCPTPTEIRWSEPASVNSNGGVQLPHTRESMFLWAGSKGPQGGSERRPNYRKSRDYDVLDKRKTVTALRAGEDRAVLLGLGMVLVSFMMYFVLAVTVLRSYSDSVWTEKSRCVIVNATIVWDVNCSFSCGAECWKSSRYPCLQVYVSLNSSGKVVRLSHNEESQDRNPECFYVPKCQKDYAATHATVLNISERLRSQRTVLCFVDPDDRAENAILTQIYGQVAVFHSLFWPTCTFIVGSIIIAMVKLTQHLSVMCEQLSRIKR
- the si:ch211-247n2.1 gene encoding calcium-activated potassium channel subunit beta-2 isoform X2 yields the protein MFLWAGSKGPQGGSERRPNYRKSRDYDVLDKRKTVTALRAGEDRAVLLGLGMVLVSFMMYFVLAVTVLRSYSDSVWTEKSRCVIVNATIVWDVNCSFSCGAECWKSSRYPCLQVYVSLNSSGKVVRLSHNEESQDRNPECFYVPKCQKDYAATHATVLNISERLRSQRTVLCFVDPDDRAENAILTQIYGQVAVFHSLFWPTCTFIVGSIIIAMVKLTQHLSVMCEQLSRIKR